A section of the Triticum dicoccoides isolate Atlit2015 ecotype Zavitan chromosome 7A, WEW_v2.0, whole genome shotgun sequence genome encodes:
- the LOC119332097 gene encoding heat stress transcription factor C-2b-like — MAAAAASVGGGAAPFVWKTYRMVEDPGTDGVIGWGKGNNSFVVADPFVFSQTMLPAHFKHNNFSSFVRQLNTYGFRKVDPDRWEFAHGSFLRGQTHLLRNIVRRGTAVGGGGGGKRKDAVAAGLTDDDMTMVATEVVRLKKEQNTIDDRVAAMWRRVQETERKPKQMLAFLLTVVGDRDTLQRLVGNSGNAAGGEQGPVEGGEKRARMLLDGDFGNVSAFGPDAVDFAGFYTDDAFASVPVPVEAAAGPGGGGAGCTFAFGVDSGY, encoded by the exons atggcggcggcggcggcgagcgtcggAGGCGGGGCGGCGCCGTTCGTGTGGAAGACGTACCGGATGGTGGAGGACCCCGGGACGGACGGGGTCATCGGGTGGGGGAAGGGCAACAACAGCTTCGTCGTCGCCGACCCCTTCGTCTTCTCGCAGACCATGCTGCCCGCGCACTTCAAGCACAACAACTTCTCCAGCTTCGTCCGCCAGCTCAACACCTAT GGCTTCCGCAAGGTGGATCCGGACCGGTGGGAGTTCGCCCACGGCTCCTTCCTCCGGGGCCAGACGCACCTCCTGCGCAACATCGTCCGCCGTGGCAccgccgtcggcggcggcggcggcggcaagcgcaAGGACGCGGTGGCGGCCGGCCTCACCGACGACGACATGACGATGGTCGCCACGGAGGTGGTGAGGCTGAAGAAGGAGCAGAACACCATCGACGACAGGGTGGCCGCCATGTGGCGCCGCGTGCAGGAGACCGAGCGGAAGCCCAAGCAGATGCTCGCGTTCCTCCTCACGGTCGTCGGCGACCGCGACACGCTGCAGCGCCTGGTCGGCAACAGCGGCAACGCGGCCGGCGGCGAGCAAGGGCCCGTGGAGGGCGGTGAGAAGAGGGCGAGGATGCTGCTTGACGGCGACTTCGGCAACGTGTCCGCGTTTGGGCCGGACGCCGTCGACTTCGCGGGGTTCTACACCGACGACGCATTCGCCAGTGTGCCGGTGCCGGTGGAGGCGGCCGCCGGGCCGGGCGGAGGTGGTGCCGGCTGCACGTTCGCTTTTGGAGTGGACAGTGGGTACTGA